From one Synechocystis sp. PCC 6803 substr. PCC-P genomic stretch:
- a CDS encoding DUF6679 family protein — MLHRKIYQLCTDGHEVSLYLRDQQRWVENAKILTLEGDLVTFRYETEEEDEVCAWEEMVRLESIGSVNRKLASVSRLGHELLISEDCPEAEQLLARSPKSHQEEEEEDCD; from the coding sequence ATGCTACACCGGAAAATCTATCAACTTTGTACCGATGGCCACGAAGTCAGTCTTTACCTGAGGGACCAACAAAGGTGGGTAGAAAATGCCAAAATTCTGACACTGGAGGGGGATTTGGTCACTTTCCGCTATGAGACCGAAGAAGAGGATGAGGTCTGTGCCTGGGAAGAAATGGTGCGCCTGGAAAGCATTGGCTCCGTTAACCGTAAGTTGGCCTCCGTTTCCCGCCTTGGTCATGAACTGCTAATTTCTGAAGATTGTCCAGAGGCGGAACAGTTACTAGCCCGATCGCCAAAGTCCCACCAGGAAGAAGAAGAGGAAGACTGCGACTAA